The following coding sequences are from one Vicinamibacterales bacterium window:
- a CDS encoding ADOP family duplicated permease — translation MSIVADARHGMRLLAKAPQFAVVSVLSLALGVAASTTIYSLADALLAVPDGVRDAGRVVDVGRANEGRGFDNMSHPAFEYLRAHTTTFEGLAAADMGGRPLGLTIGASSERVFGAVVSANYFEVAGTRPALGRFFRADEDAVADARPVVVLTHRFWTRRLHADPDVLDRPLRLNNREFAVVGVAEPGFEGTTFIGTDLWMPMAMVAAARGLESSALLTNPRAVWHMALGRLKPGVSRAAGLAELNTLMAQYLQATPEANQRHTVAVAPTGRVPGPMRTPFLVFVGALFALTIAFGAVACSNVAGLLLARAAARRREMATRLAMGASRRQLVTQLLTETAVLFLAGGLVAIPLTIAGIRLIETLLPAALPVAINLPVGMNPRVFGFALGVSLVTAVVFGLAPARHALTVDLAPLLHGQASTGDRRRRRTRQVLVAAQVALSLMLVVTAGLFVRTLVNASQVDPGFSTDDIMLASVDVSLSGFHGPAAIDLVERMRSRLAGLPGVESVAAARMIPLQGSRFGLGDLRVPGYQGPAGDDRIDADWDVVSPGYFETIGMPVVEGRAFGAADDAGAAKVAIVNESFARRAWPGRPAIGQRVLQIDRTTEVPLEIVGVAADARTHYISEAAEPFIYVPLAQSAVNDVTFYVKHAPGRAPGAELGAAIRQVDASVPLLLLQGFDEAVGLGLLPQRLTVWVAALAGTAGAGLAAFGLYGLMAYLVTERGREIAIRLALGASTGDVRGLVLRDALWLGGLGAAAGVALAAGVGTLLRSQLVGVDVVDAASYGGAVALFAATLGLAAWVPARRAARTDAAAALRAE, via the coding sequence ATGTCGATAGTGGCCGACGCCCGTCACGGGATGCGCCTGCTCGCCAAGGCGCCGCAGTTCGCCGTCGTCTCCGTGCTGTCCCTCGCCCTGGGCGTGGCCGCCAGCACGACCATCTACAGCCTGGCGGACGCCCTCCTGGCCGTGCCCGACGGCGTCCGGGACGCCGGCCGCGTCGTGGACGTCGGGCGCGCGAACGAGGGCCGCGGCTTCGACAACATGTCGCACCCGGCCTTCGAGTACCTGCGGGCCCACACGACGACGTTCGAGGGCCTGGCGGCCGCCGACATGGGCGGGCGCCCGCTGGGCCTGACGATCGGGGCGTCCAGCGAGCGCGTGTTCGGCGCGGTCGTGTCCGCCAACTACTTCGAGGTGGCCGGCACGCGCCCGGCGCTCGGACGCTTCTTCCGCGCCGACGAGGACGCGGTGGCGGACGCGCGCCCCGTCGTGGTGCTCACCCACCGCTTCTGGACGCGCCGGCTCCACGCGGATCCGGACGTCCTCGACAGGCCGCTGCGGCTGAACAACCGTGAGTTCGCGGTGGTCGGCGTCGCGGAACCCGGGTTCGAGGGCACGACGTTCATCGGCACCGACCTGTGGATGCCGATGGCGATGGTGGCCGCCGCGCGCGGCCTCGAGTCGTCGGCCCTGCTCACGAATCCGCGCGCGGTGTGGCACATGGCGCTCGGACGCCTGAAGCCCGGCGTGTCGCGGGCGGCCGGGCTGGCCGAGTTGAACACGCTCATGGCGCAGTACCTCCAGGCCACGCCCGAGGCCAACCAGCGCCACACCGTGGCCGTCGCGCCGACGGGGCGGGTGCCGGGTCCCATGCGGACGCCGTTCCTGGTGTTCGTCGGGGCGCTCTTCGCGCTCACGATCGCCTTCGGCGCCGTGGCGTGCAGCAACGTCGCCGGGCTGCTCCTGGCGCGCGCGGCCGCGCGGCGCCGCGAGATGGCCACCCGCCTGGCCATGGGCGCGAGCCGCCGGCAGTTGGTGACCCAGTTGCTGACCGAGACCGCCGTGCTCTTCCTGGCCGGTGGGCTCGTGGCCATCCCGCTGACCATCGCCGGCATCCGGCTGATCGAGACGCTGCTGCCGGCCGCGCTCCCGGTGGCCATCAACCTGCCCGTCGGCATGAACCCGCGCGTGTTCGGCTTCGCCCTGGGCGTGTCGCTGGTCACGGCCGTAGTGTTCGGACTCGCGCCGGCGCGCCACGCCCTGACGGTGGACCTGGCGCCGCTCCTGCACGGACAGGCCTCCACCGGCGATCGCCGGCGTCGGCGGACGCGGCAGGTACTGGTGGCCGCGCAGGTGGCGCTCTCGCTCATGCTCGTCGTGACGGCCGGCCTCTTCGTGCGCACGCTCGTGAACGCCTCGCAGGTGGACCCCGGGTTCTCGACCGACGACATCATGCTGGCGTCGGTGGACGTCTCGCTCTCCGGCTTCCACGGACCGGCCGCGATCGATCTGGTGGAGCGGATGCGGTCGCGCCTGGCAGGCCTGCCGGGCGTGGAGTCTGTGGCCGCGGCCCGCATGATTCCCCTGCAGGGCAGCCGGTTCGGCCTGGGCGACCTGCGGGTGCCCGGCTATCAGGGGCCGGCGGGCGACGACCGGATCGACGCCGACTGGGACGTCGTCTCGCCCGGGTACTTCGAGACGATCGGCATGCCGGTGGTGGAGGGCCGGGCCTTTGGCGCGGCCGACGACGCCGGCGCGGCGAAGGTCGCCATCGTGAACGAGAGCTTCGCGCGGCGCGCCTGGCCGGGACGGCCGGCCATCGGGCAGCGCGTGCTGCAGATCGATCGCACCACCGAGGTGCCGCTCGAGATCGTCGGCGTCGCCGCCGATGCCAGGACGCACTACATCAGCGAGGCGGCCGAGCCCTTCATCTACGTGCCGCTCGCGCAGTCGGCCGTGAACGACGTCACGTTCTACGTGAAGCACGCGCCCGGCCGCGCGCCCGGCGCGGAGCTGGGCGCGGCCATCCGCCAGGTGGACGCGAGCGTGCCGCTGCTCCTCCTGCAGGGGTTCGACGAGGCCGTGGGGCTGGGCCTCCTGCCGCAGCGCCTCACCGTGTGGGTGGCGGCGCTGGCGGGCACGGCCGGGGCGGGCCTTGCCGCGTTCGGACTCTACGGGCTCATGGCGTACCTGGTGACCGAGCGCGGACGCGAGATCGCGATCCGCCTCGCGCTCGGCGCCTCCACCGGGGACGTCCGGGGCCTGGTGCTGCGCGACGCCCTGTGGCTGGGCGGCCTCGGCGCTGCCGCGGGCGTGGCCCTGGCCGCGGGCGTCGGCACGCTGCTGCGCTCGCAGCTCGTGGGCGTGGACGTCGTGGACGCCGCCAGCTACGGCGGCGCGGTGGCGCTCTTCGCCGCCACGCTGGGACTGGCCGCCTGGGTCCCGGCACGCCGTGCGGCGCGGACCGACGCGGCGGCGGCGTTGCGGGCGGAGTAG
- a CDS encoding alpha/beta family hydrolase yields the protein MPPTAIEIPTPDGPLPGEWFPAASPGRVCLVFAHGAGAGHRSPFMRRHAALLAERGVPVLTFDFPYLARGRKAPDRPPVLLAAFRAAVDAALVAGASPAGIVAAGKSMGGRMATHLAADPEAWTASRPLLGVVAYGYPLRPPGGGGSDRVSHLARLAVPVLAVQGTRDPFGGPDDVRRAAADAGTSRLTVRDVPTGDHSLKVLASAGTRQPAAEAAIADDVAAWVAALVPGATPPAG from the coding sequence ATGCCACCGACCGCGATCGAGATCCCGACCCCCGATGGCCCCCTGCCCGGCGAGTGGTTCCCCGCCGCCTCGCCCGGCCGCGTCTGCCTCGTGTTCGCGCACGGGGCCGGCGCGGGCCATCGCAGTCCGTTCATGCGCCGGCATGCGGCGCTCCTCGCGGAACGGGGCGTGCCGGTGCTGACCTTCGACTTCCCGTACCTGGCGCGCGGCAGGAAGGCGCCCGATCGCCCCCCCGTGCTCCTGGCGGCGTTCCGCGCGGCGGTGGACGCAGCGCTCGTTGCGGGAGCGTCGCCCGCCGGCATCGTCGCCGCCGGCAAGTCGATGGGTGGGCGCATGGCGACGCACCTGGCGGCGGATCCCGAGGCGTGGACGGCGTCCCGGCCGCTCCTGGGCGTCGTGGCGTACGGCTATCCCCTGCGCCCGCCGGGTGGCGGCGGCAGCGACCGGGTGTCTCACCTCGCCCGCCTCGCGGTGCCCGTGCTGGCCGTGCAGGGGACGCGCGACCCGTTCGGGGGCCCGGACGACGTGCGGCGCGCGGCAGCCGACGCCGGGACCTCGCGACTCACCGTCCGCGACGTCCCGACCGGCGATCACTCGCTCAAGGTGCTCGCCTCCGCCGGCACGCGCCAGCCCGCGGCCGAGGCGGCCATCGCCGACGACGTCGCCGCCTGGGTGGCCGCGCTCGTCCCGGGGGCCACTCCACCCGCCGGCTGA
- a CDS encoding DUF72 domain-containing protein, which yields MSDQLYLFGAPDPPPAEPHPVDRQLADRHARGQALAARLPEALAFGTSSWTFPGWAGLVYPRGLTGAALGREGLRHYARHPLLRTVGIDRSYYAPMPLDDLAAYADALPDGFLACIKAPASVTSRVLPSFGAARDQRPADNPDFLSVDRLVADLLEPLAAGFLAHSGPIVLEFPPGARARDQAPPAFLERLDVFLESLPREFQYAVEIRDRALLLPEYAALLARRGVAHTYNYWSAMPMPLAQAAVVSPEDQPFLITRLLLKPGTWYEDQRDRFTPFNRLVEPDEPMRDEVVELTRRALARGRKVYVLVNNKAEGSSPLTVEALAARIAAALDGDAARQAGPIADPDGRPPAPGARD from the coding sequence ATGAGCGATCAGCTGTACCTCTTCGGCGCGCCCGATCCACCGCCCGCCGAGCCCCACCCCGTCGACCGGCAGCTCGCCGATCGCCACGCGCGCGGCCAGGCGCTGGCGGCCCGCCTGCCCGAGGCCCTGGCCTTCGGCACCAGCTCGTGGACCTTCCCGGGCTGGGCGGGGCTCGTGTACCCGCGTGGTCTCACCGGCGCGGCGCTCGGACGCGAGGGGCTCCGTCACTACGCCCGGCATCCGCTCCTCCGCACGGTGGGGATCGATCGGTCCTACTACGCGCCGATGCCGCTGGACGATCTCGCCGCGTACGCCGACGCCTTGCCGGACGGCTTCCTCGCATGCATCAAGGCGCCGGCGTCGGTGACCTCGCGCGTGCTGCCGTCGTTCGGCGCCGCACGCGATCAGCGGCCGGCCGACAATCCGGACTTCCTGTCCGTGGACCGGCTGGTCGCCGATCTCCTGGAGCCGCTCGCCGCCGGGTTCCTCGCCCACAGCGGCCCGATCGTGCTCGAGTTCCCGCCGGGCGCGCGGGCCAGGGACCAGGCGCCCCCGGCGTTCCTCGAGCGGCTCGACGTCTTCCTGGAGTCCCTGCCGCGGGAGTTCCAGTACGCGGTGGAGATCCGCGATCGGGCGCTGCTCCTCCCCGAGTACGCGGCCCTCCTCGCGCGCCGCGGCGTGGCGCACACCTACAACTACTGGTCCGCGATGCCGATGCCGCTCGCGCAGGCAGCGGTCGTCTCGCCGGAGGACCAGCCGTTCCTGATCACGCGCCTGCTCCTGAAGCCGGGCACGTGGTACGAGGACCAGCGGGATCGCTTCACGCCGTTCAACCGGCTGGTCGAGCCCGACGAGCCGATGCGCGACGAGGTGGTCGAGCTGACGCGCCGGGCGCTCGCGCGCGGCCGCAAGGTCTACGTCCTCGTCAACAACAAGGCCGAGGGGTCGTCGCCGCTCACGGTCGAGGCGTTGGCGGCACGCATCGCCGCCGCGCTCGACGGCGACGCCGCCAGGCAGGCCGGGCCGATCGCCGATCCCGACGGCAGGCCCCCCGCCCCCGGCGCCCGGGACTGA
- the rsgA gene encoding ribosome small subunit-dependent GTPase A yields the protein MSGEASSSADPTGAGDASIDALAPYGWDARWAAAFAPHAEAGLAPARVAIEFNHMLRLVTASGDVTAQHAGRLRHEAAGRHALAAVGDWVAVRLTPGEKTGTIEAILPRRSQFSRKAAGELTLQQVVAANIDDVFIVMGLDRDYNPRRLERYLVLAAESGATPIVLLTKADLVDDVTEPLAECLTVAAGHDVWAVSVRDGRGVDDVRRAIAPGRTGTLLGSSGAGKSTLINHLIGHDLLATGEVRPSDSRGRHTTRHRQLVLLPGGGLLIDTPGMRELQLWTAPEAADTSFEDIEQIGADCRFSDCRHLTEPRCAVRQAVEEGRLDSARLESFHKLQAEARSLNARLDVRERVVERAQAKTVARSLKQLYRARDRQ from the coding sequence ATGTCGGGGGAAGCCTCCTCCAGCGCGGATCCCACGGGCGCCGGCGACGCGTCGATCGACGCGCTCGCGCCGTACGGCTGGGACGCGCGGTGGGCGGCGGCGTTCGCGCCGCACGCCGAGGCCGGCCTGGCGCCCGCCCGCGTCGCGATCGAGTTCAACCACATGCTCCGCCTGGTGACCGCCTCGGGCGACGTCACGGCCCAGCACGCCGGGCGGTTGCGCCATGAAGCGGCGGGACGCCACGCCCTGGCGGCGGTGGGCGACTGGGTGGCCGTGCGGCTGACGCCGGGCGAGAAGACGGGCACGATCGAGGCGATTCTGCCACGCCGCAGCCAGTTCTCGCGGAAGGCCGCCGGAGAGCTCACCCTGCAGCAGGTGGTTGCCGCCAACATCGACGACGTGTTCATCGTGATGGGACTCGACCGCGACTACAACCCGCGGCGTCTCGAGCGCTATCTCGTGCTCGCGGCCGAGAGCGGGGCGACGCCGATCGTGCTGCTCACCAAGGCGGATCTCGTGGACGACGTCACGGAGCCCCTCGCCGAGTGCCTCACCGTCGCCGCCGGACACGACGTGTGGGCCGTGAGCGTCCGCGACGGCCGGGGCGTGGACGACGTGCGCCGCGCGATCGCGCCCGGCCGGACGGGCACGCTGCTCGGCAGCTCCGGCGCGGGGAAGTCCACGCTGATCAACCACCTCATCGGCCACGATCTGCTCGCCACCGGCGAGGTCCGGCCGTCGGATTCGCGCGGCCGCCACACGACCCGCCACCGGCAGCTCGTGCTCCTGCCGGGGGGCGGCCTCCTCATCGACACGCCGGGGATGCGCGAACTGCAGCTCTGGACCGCGCCGGAGGCGGCCGACACGAGCTTCGAGGACATCGAGCAGATCGGCGCCGACTGCCGGTTCTCCGACTGCCGCCACCTGACCGAGCCGCGCTGCGCGGTGCGCCAGGCGGTGGAAGAGGGCCGGCTCGACAGCGCACGGCTGGAGAGCTTCCACAAGCTCCAGGCCGAGGCGCGATCGCTCAACGCACGTCTCGACGTCCGCGAGCGCGTCGTGGAGCGGGCCCAGGCCAAGACCGTCGCGCGCTCCCTCAAACAGCTCTACCGCGCGCGCGATCGCCAGTGA
- a CDS encoding nitroreductase family protein: MSHSQRPLDHLRLTPEESLARARAFAEHVARRRTVRDFSDEPVPRAVIEQCLQAAGSAPSGANLQPWHFVAVGSEDADLRRRLRAAAEDEEREFYAHRAPKAWLDALAPLGTDAEKPFLERAPWLIAIFVQPHGVAPDGGVVKHYYATESVGIATGLLIAAVHAAGLVSLTHTPSPMGFLNELLGRPAHERAFLLLVVGHPAADARVPDITRKPIGDIATFLP; the protein is encoded by the coding sequence ATGTCCCACTCCCAGCGTCCCCTCGACCATCTGCGCCTGACGCCCGAGGAGTCGCTCGCGCGCGCCCGGGCCTTCGCCGAGCACGTGGCCCGGCGGCGCACCGTCCGCGACTTCTCCGACGAGCCCGTGCCCCGCGCCGTCATCGAGCAGTGCCTGCAGGCCGCCGGCAGCGCGCCGAGCGGCGCGAACCTCCAGCCGTGGCACTTCGTCGCCGTCGGCAGCGAAGACGCGGACCTCAGGCGACGCCTTCGCGCTGCGGCGGAGGACGAGGAGCGCGAGTTCTACGCGCACCGCGCGCCCAAGGCCTGGCTGGACGCGCTCGCCCCCCTCGGAACCGACGCCGAGAAGCCGTTCCTGGAACGGGCGCCGTGGCTCATCGCGATCTTCGTGCAGCCGCACGGCGTCGCGCCGGATGGCGGCGTCGTGAAGCACTACTACGCGACCGAGTCGGTCGGCATCGCCACGGGCCTGCTCATCGCGGCCGTGCACGCCGCGGGCCTGGTGAGCCTCACGCACACGCCGAGCCCCATGGGCTTCCTGAACGAGCTGCTCGGCCGCCCGGCGCACGAACGCGCCTTCCTGCTCCTGGTGGTGGGCCACCCGGCCGCGGACGCCCGCGTGCCCGACATCACGCGCAAGCCGATCGGGGACATCGCTACGTTCCTGCCCTGA
- a CDS encoding peptidylprolyl isomerase, producing the protein MRAWGLMVGLVLTVVASDTPSVFAQAPARPRPAQAKPAAPAPFVTPLGLDEMQGKQAVLTTTLGEIVIDLLPEHAPNHVGLFIKTAREGGFDGTTFHRVVRQGIVQGGDPLTKAPATRDKAGTGGLNLVAREGLTEKHTRGAVSAVIVPGRPDSGGTQFFICIVDQPSLDGQHTVFGRVDEGLRVAQRISEGAADEKGVPLEPVTLTSVVIRDKPVEGPPPFSTESVEALAQVKAVLETSAGDVTIGFTPDKAPEHVRNFLRLAALGAYDGTTFHRVVKGFVIQGGMMNTRKTPLTDRQERQIHQLKAEFNDQPHDLGVVSMARQAEPDSASTSFFVVTARAESLDGKYTVFGKVLDGIDVVKAIEGVAVNGEAPVEEVLVKRVRVVTP; encoded by the coding sequence ATGCGCGCGTGGGGACTGATGGTGGGACTGGTGCTGACGGTGGTCGCGTCCGACACGCCGTCCGTCTTCGCACAGGCGCCCGCGCGGCCGCGGCCTGCGCAGGCGAAGCCGGCGGCGCCCGCGCCCTTCGTCACGCCGCTCGGGCTGGACGAGATGCAGGGCAAGCAGGCCGTGCTCACGACCACACTCGGCGAGATCGTGATCGACCTCCTGCCCGAGCACGCGCCGAACCACGTGGGACTCTTCATCAAGACGGCGCGCGAGGGCGGCTTCGACGGCACCACGTTCCACCGCGTGGTGCGGCAGGGCATCGTCCAGGGCGGCGACCCGCTCACGAAGGCTCCGGCCACGCGCGACAAGGCCGGGACGGGCGGCTTGAACCTCGTGGCCCGCGAGGGCCTGACGGAGAAGCACACGCGGGGGGCCGTCTCGGCCGTGATCGTGCCCGGCCGGCCCGACAGCGGTGGCACGCAGTTCTTCATCTGCATCGTGGACCAGCCGTCGCTCGACGGACAGCACACGGTGTTCGGCCGCGTCGACGAGGGCCTGCGCGTCGCGCAGCGGATCTCGGAGGGCGCGGCCGACGAGAAGGGCGTGCCCCTCGAGCCCGTCACGCTGACCTCCGTCGTCATCCGCGACAAGCCGGTGGAGGGACCGCCGCCGTTCTCCACGGAGTCGGTCGAGGCGCTGGCGCAGGTGAAGGCCGTGCTCGAGACCTCGGCCGGCGACGTCACGATCGGCTTCACGCCCGACAAGGCGCCCGAGCACGTCCGCAACTTCCTGCGGCTCGCGGCCCTGGGCGCCTACGACGGCACGACCTTCCACCGGGTGGTGAAGGGCTTCGTCATCCAGGGCGGCATGATGAACACCCGCAAGACGCCCTTGACGGACCGCCAGGAGCGCCAGATCCACCAGCTGAAGGCCGAGTTCAACGACCAGCCCCATGACCTCGGCGTCGTCTCGATGGCGCGCCAGGCCGAACCCGATTCGGCGAGCACGTCGTTCTTCGTGGTCACGGCGCGGGCCGAGTCCCTCGACGGCAAGTACACCGTGTTCGGGAAGGTGCTGGACGGGATCGACGTCGTCAAGGCGATCGAGGGCGTCGCCGTGAACGGCGAGGCGCCGGTCGAGGAGGTGCTGGTGAAGCGCGTGAGAGTGGTGACGCCGTAG
- the dinB gene encoding DNA polymerase IV, whose product MRRILHIDMDAFYASVEQRDNPELRGRPVAVGGAPDKRGVVAAASYEARAYGVRSAIPMSRAVRLCPSLVIVRPDFQKYRQVSQQVFAIFRSVTPLVEPLSLDEAYLDVTENAWGEALGKEVARRLKAAIRETTGLTASAGVAPNKFLAKIASGWKKPDGLTVIAPARVERFLQELPVDALWGVGPVTAKKLAEHGITKLVEVRTTPPETLRAIVGSLADWLKALAEGKDDRAVEPERETKSSGSECTYEHDLTRLDEIQAEIREMAADAAAWLERRQLYARTVTIKVRYSDFETVTRSHSADPTRDGPAIEARAIDLLAKTAAGARPVRLLGVSVHNLLDTPLLPKPARRGSQLPRLPFESA is encoded by the coding sequence ATGCGCCGCATCCTCCACATCGACATGGACGCGTTCTACGCGTCGGTCGAGCAGCGGGACAACCCCGAGCTGCGCGGGCGGCCCGTCGCGGTGGGCGGCGCGCCCGACAAGCGGGGCGTCGTGGCGGCGGCCAGCTACGAGGCCCGGGCGTACGGCGTCCGGTCGGCCATCCCCATGTCGAGAGCCGTGCGGCTCTGCCCGTCGCTCGTCATCGTCCGGCCGGACTTCCAGAAGTACCGGCAGGTCTCGCAGCAGGTGTTCGCGATCTTCCGGTCGGTCACACCGCTGGTCGAGCCGCTGTCGCTCGACGAGGCCTACCTCGACGTCACCGAGAACGCCTGGGGCGAAGCGCTCGGCAAGGAAGTGGCCCGCCGGCTCAAGGCCGCCATCCGCGAGACGACCGGCCTCACGGCGTCGGCCGGCGTGGCCCCCAACAAGTTCCTGGCGAAGATCGCCTCGGGCTGGAAGAAGCCCGACGGCCTCACCGTGATCGCGCCGGCGCGCGTCGAGCGCTTCCTCCAGGAGCTCCCCGTGGACGCCCTCTGGGGCGTCGGGCCCGTGACGGCGAAGAAGCTGGCCGAGCACGGCATCACGAAGCTCGTCGAGGTGCGCACGACGCCGCCCGAGACGCTGCGCGCCATCGTGGGCTCGCTGGCCGACTGGCTGAAAGCGCTGGCCGAGGGCAAGGACGACCGCGCCGTGGAGCCCGAGCGCGAGACCAAGTCATCGGGCTCCGAGTGCACCTACGAACACGACCTCACGCGTCTCGACGAGATCCAGGCGGAGATCCGCGAGATGGCGGCCGACGCCGCCGCCTGGCTCGAACGCCGCCAGCTCTACGCGCGCACCGTCACCATCAAGGTCCGATACAGCGACTTCGAGACCGTGACCCGCAGCCACAGCGCCGACCCGACCAGGGACGGCCCCGCGATCGAAGCCCGCGCCATCGACCTCCTGGCGAAGACGGCCGCCGGCGCCCGTCCGGTGCGTCTCCTCGGCGTGAGCGTGCACAACCTGCTGGACACACCCCTGCTGCCCAAGCCGGCCCGCCGCGGTTCGCAGCTGCCGCGGCTGCCGTTCGAGAGTGCCTAG
- a CDS encoding NAD(P)-dependent oxidoreductase, translating to MHVLVTGAAGFLGRAVVEAALARGHRVTASVRTSRGAVPAGAVEAAVDLAAPGAVTAVLAGVDVVVHCAGSLTGGEAAQRRDTVEATGHLVRAMAGAGVGRIVLASSMAVYDLTRLAAGAVLDERAPLDDGGEARGPYIRAKRAQEAAVTDPALGLDWRILRPGLVFGPGRTWFHQLGLVVHPRLWVSLAGAAALPITYVENCAAAFVAAAEASAGRTAALVVDDDLPTRREYLAVLARHAQPSPLVVDLPWAVLSPIGTAAAAVGLTPGLLHPDRLAARCKPLRYSNAAATAAWGWRPRVGVAEALTRSLA from the coding sequence ATGCATGTCCTCGTCACCGGCGCCGCCGGCTTCCTCGGTCGTGCCGTCGTCGAGGCGGCGCTCGCGCGCGGCCACCGCGTGACGGCGTCCGTGCGCACGTCGCGGGGAGCCGTGCCGGCCGGCGCCGTCGAGGCCGCGGTCGACCTCGCCGCGCCCGGGGCCGTGACCGCGGTGCTGGCCGGCGTGGACGTGGTCGTGCACTGCGCGGGTTCGCTGACCGGCGGCGAGGCGGCACAGCGGCGGGACACGGTCGAGGCCACCGGCCACCTGGTGCGTGCGATGGCCGGCGCGGGCGTGGGCCGGATCGTCCTCGCCAGCTCGATGGCCGTCTACGACCTCACGCGCCTGGCCGCTGGGGCCGTGCTCGACGAGCGGGCGCCGCTCGACGACGGCGGTGAGGCCCGGGGCCCGTACATCCGCGCCAAGCGCGCGCAGGAAGCCGCGGTGACGGACCCGGCACTGGGACTCGACTGGCGCATCCTCCGGCCCGGCCTCGTGTTCGGACCAGGGCGGACGTGGTTTCACCAGCTGGGCCTGGTCGTGCACCCCCGGCTCTGGGTGTCGCTGGCCGGTGCGGCCGCCCTGCCGATCACGTACGTGGAGAACTGCGCGGCGGCGTTCGTGGCTGCCGCGGAGGCGAGCGCCGGGCGGACGGCTGCCCTCGTCGTCGACGACGACCTCCCGACGCGCCGCGAGTACCTCGCCGTCCTCGCGCGCCACGCCCAGCCATCGCCGCTGGTCGTCGATCTGCCGTGGGCAGTCCTGTCGCCGATCGGAACGGCAGCCGCGGCGGTCGGCCTGACACCGGGGCTCCTGCACCCCGATCGCCTGGCCGCGCGGTGCAAGCCCCTGCGCTACTCGAATGCCGCGGCAACGGCCGCGTGGGGATGGCGGCCGCGTGTCGGCGTGGCCGAGGCCCTGACGCGGTCGCTCGCCTGA
- a CDS encoding GMC family oxidoreductase, with protein MAGAGEYDAIVVGSGAAGSWAAKALTERGLSTLLLEAGRSLDLDRDFPPPPPADRSKLQLMTRARAFLDGQQMQARCMSFSRLTRHLFVNDRENPYTTEAGAPFNWYRGRQIGGRLHLWGRNALRIGDEQLHAARTDGAGPDWPVSYGDLAPWYEQVERFLGVHGSPAGVASIPDGVYDQPLPLTGAERGVLDRLAASWTDRPATTCRIVRHAPGRIPPPIVAAGATGRLALQSDAVVSKVLTGPDGRATGVEYVERTTKVRRQARARAVVLCASTIETLRILLHSTSPAHPRGLGNSSGLLGTGLTDHVMIFEAGPHAIEGAPRTDPYDFGAQSGIYMPSFRNANGRRDASFLRGYALLGSVARIEPGWFFMAVGEMLADPANRVTLDPAAVDAWGLPVARIRCVHGENESAMVRDMQATLRDLARTCGLEVDHLRRESLVGRTVYQLTRRLVYTKEGALLPGSAIHEAGGAPMGADPRTSVLNARNQCWDAPNVFVTDSAAFPTSPYQNPGLTIMALSARAGHHVADEFESGRL; from the coding sequence GTGGCCGGCGCGGGCGAGTACGACGCCATCGTCGTCGGGTCGGGCGCCGCCGGCAGCTGGGCGGCCAAGGCGCTCACGGAGCGCGGGCTCTCCACGCTCCTGCTCGAGGCCGGCCGATCGCTGGACCTCGATCGGGACTTTCCGCCGCCGCCTCCGGCCGATCGCTCGAAGCTCCAGCTGATGACGCGCGCCCGGGCGTTCCTCGACGGGCAGCAGATGCAGGCGCGCTGCATGTCGTTCAGCCGCCTGACGCGCCACCTCTTCGTCAACGATCGCGAGAACCCGTACACCACCGAGGCCGGGGCGCCCTTCAACTGGTATCGCGGACGGCAGATCGGCGGGCGCCTCCACCTCTGGGGCCGGAACGCGCTGCGCATCGGGGACGAGCAGCTGCATGCGGCGCGCACGGACGGCGCGGGCCCCGACTGGCCCGTGTCCTACGGGGACCTGGCGCCCTGGTACGAGCAGGTCGAGCGCTTTCTCGGCGTGCACGGCAGTCCCGCGGGGGTCGCGAGCATCCCCGACGGCGTCTACGACCAGCCGCTGCCCCTCACGGGCGCCGAGCGCGGCGTCCTCGATCGCCTGGCCGCCAGCTGGACGGATCGCCCGGCCACCACGTGCCGCATCGTCCGCCACGCGCCGGGGCGGATCCCGCCGCCCATCGTCGCGGCCGGCGCCACCGGGCGGCTCGCGCTCCAGAGCGACGCGGTCGTGTCGAAGGTGCTCACGGGCCCGGACGGCCGTGCCACGGGCGTGGAGTACGTGGAGCGGACCACGAAGGTCCGGCGCCAGGCGCGGGCGCGCGCCGTCGTGCTCTGCGCGTCCACGATCGAGACGCTGCGGATTCTGCTCCACTCCACCTCGCCGGCGCACCCGCGAGGCCTCGGCAACTCGTCAGGGCTCCTCGGAACCGGCCTGACCGACCACGTGATGATCTTCGAAGCCGGACCGCACGCCATCGAAGGCGCGCCCCGGACCGACCCGTACGACTTCGGCGCGCAGTCCGGCATCTACATGCCCAGCTTCCGCAACGCCAATGGACGGCGCGACGCCTCGTTCCTGCGCGGCTACGCGCTGCTCGGCTCGGTGGCCCGCATCGAGCCCGGCTGGTTCTTCATGGCCGTCGGCGAGATGCTGGCCGACCCGGCCAACCGCGTGACGCTCGACCCGGCGGCCGTCGACGCATGGGGCCTCCCCGTGGCGCGCATCCGCTGCGTGCACGGCGAGAACGAGTCCGCCATGGTGCGCGACATGCAGGCGACGCTCAGGGACCTCGCGCGCACATGCGGCCTCGAGGTCGATCACCTGCGCCGCGAGAGCCTGGTGGGCCGCACCGTCTACCAGTTGACGCGCCGCCTCGTCTACACGAAGGAGGGCGCGCTCCTGCCGGGTTCGGCGATTCACGAGGCCGGAGGGGCGCCGATGGGCGCCGACCCGCGGACGTCGGTGCTGAACGCCCGCAACCAGTGCTGGGACGCCCCGAACGTGTTCGTCACCGACTCGGCCGCCTTCCCCACCTCGCCCTACCAGAACCCCGGGCTGACGATCATGGCGCTGTCGGCGCGGGCCGGCCACCATGTCGCCGACGAGTTCGAGTCCGGGCGGCTGTAG